Proteins from one Deinococcus aestuarii genomic window:
- a CDS encoding MFS transporter small subunit, producing MREQSTSPAAVILAWLVVLIPMTWAIWQTLIKVIELFR from the coding sequence ATGCGCGAACAGAGCACCTCCCCCGCCGCCGTCATCCTCGCCTGGCTCGTCGTGCTGATTCCGATGACGTGGGCGATCTGGCAGACGCTGATCAAGGTGATCGAGCTGTTCCGGTAA